In Topomyia yanbarensis strain Yona2022 chromosome 2, ASM3024719v1, whole genome shotgun sequence, one DNA window encodes the following:
- the LOC131680922 gene encoding uncharacterized protein LOC131680922 has protein sequence MDSICLQCSEPVTTLNQLKCQGFCDRIMHLSCSTLTRPKLDMINDSANIFWLCDSCVDLMKSSAVNAAFTALSEAFRLLTDTHKTALEALKAEMEKTRKSVESATTLPATPISWPVPNRAGAKRARETEDDKFPSKSDVPSLTCGKKKGDVAKVPTITVQPATSKCWIYLSRIATTVSEAEVGAMVKECLSTDDPVEVKKLVKKDANLSGLNFISFKIGVDPQLREMALNADTWPDGMYFREFIDFRQERNNDGKHGFRKTPRLG, from the coding sequence ATGGATTCGATCTGCCTGCAGTGCTCCGAGCCGGTAACCACTTTGAATCAGCTGAAATGCCAAGGATTCTGCGACAGAATCATGCATCTATCGTGTTCAACGCTCACTCGTCCAAAATTGGACATGATTAACGACTCAGCGAATATATTCTGGCTTTGCGACAGCTGtgtggatttgatgaaatcctccgcAGTGAATGCAGCTTTTACAGCATTGAGCGAAGCGTTCCGTTTGCTGACCGACACACATAAAACTGCGCTTGAAGCATTAAAGGCTGAAATGGAGAAAACCAGAAAATCAGTGGAATCCGCAACGACATTGCCCGCAACTCCCATATCATGGCCCGTTCCAAATAGAGCTGGAGCCAAACGTGCTCGCGAGACGGAGGATGATAAATTTCCTTCTAAATCCGATGTCCCCAGTCTAACGTGTGGCAAGAAAAAGGGTGATGTAGCAAAGGTACCCACAATCACTGTTCAACCCGCTACCAGTAAATGCTGGATTTACTTGTCGCGAATTGCTACCACCGTTTCCGAAGCTGAGGTTGGTGCTATGGTTAAGGAGTGCCTTTCAACGGACGATCCGGTCGAAGTGAAGAAGTTAGTGAAAAAAGACGCAAATTTGAGCGGGCttaatttcatttctttcaaaattggtgttgacccTCAACTTCGTGAAATGGCTCTCAATGCCGATACCTGGCCGGATGGGATGTATTTCCGCGAGTTCATCGACTTTCGGCAAGAACGTAATAATGACGGGAAACATGGGTTTCGGAAAACACCTCGACTGGGATAA